In Rubrobacter radiotolerans DSM 5868, a genomic segment contains:
- the tig gene encoding trigger factor, which produces MTATVTKLEENKVRLEVEVPAEKVREGVEAKVRELRKQVRVPGFRPGKAPRRMIENHVGRDYIYMEALQEGLPNWYSEAVIDADIRPIDRPEINFEEGLDEKEGFKFSATVPVRPKAKLGEYKGVEAPRREVAVEDEQVEQSLSELRDQFATLAAVEDRAAKEGDFVVIDFKGELLTGGALPGGDAEDYMLEIGQGRLLKDFEDNLVGMSADERKQFAVTFPMDYGEESLRGQSVLFRVHLKEIKEKDLPELDDDFAMEASEFETLEELRGAMREQLQERIDAQIEGEFRGAVLDVVAANAEVEVPDVMIEDKANEMVRSFERNMEARGIKAEQYYQIAGMSREDFLRQVRPDAEDTVKKELVLDAVVEAEGLEADPHDVEHEIGHVAEDTGRSVEDVKETMRENGTYALLLEELARAKALEFLSENAKATPMPEEPEGGSSEEAQPESGEEPQAKEATVEATVETGTTTKEEGK; this is translated from the coding sequence ATGACGGCAACGGTTACGAAGCTGGAAGAGAACAAGGTCAGGCTGGAGGTCGAGGTCCCGGCGGAGAAGGTCCGCGAGGGCGTCGAGGCGAAGGTCCGCGAGCTCCGCAAGCAGGTCCGGGTTCCCGGCTTCCGTCCGGGCAAGGCTCCCCGGCGCATGATCGAGAACCACGTCGGCCGGGACTACATCTACATGGAGGCGCTTCAGGAGGGGCTTCCGAACTGGTACTCCGAGGCCGTCATAGACGCGGACATCCGCCCGATAGACCGGCCGGAGATCAACTTCGAGGAGGGGCTCGACGAGAAGGAGGGCTTCAAGTTCTCCGCGACGGTCCCCGTCCGCCCGAAGGCGAAGCTCGGCGAGTACAAGGGGGTCGAAGCCCCGAGGCGCGAGGTCGCGGTCGAGGATGAGCAGGTCGAGCAGTCGTTGAGTGAGCTTCGCGACCAGTTCGCCACGCTCGCCGCCGTCGAGGACCGGGCCGCCAAGGAGGGCGACTTCGTCGTTATAGACTTCAAGGGCGAGCTGCTGACCGGCGGAGCGCTTCCGGGCGGCGACGCCGAGGACTACATGCTTGAGATCGGCCAGGGCAGGCTCCTCAAGGACTTCGAGGACAACCTTGTCGGGATGAGCGCGGACGAGCGCAAGCAGTTCGCCGTTACGTTCCCGATGGACTACGGCGAGGAGTCGCTTCGCGGGCAGTCGGTCCTTTTCCGGGTGCACCTGAAGGAGATCAAGGAGAAGGACCTCCCGGAGCTCGACGACGACTTTGCGATGGAGGCGAGCGAGTTCGAGACGCTCGAGGAGCTTCGCGGGGCGATGCGCGAGCAGCTCCAGGAGCGGATAGACGCTCAGATCGAGGGTGAGTTCCGGGGCGCGGTGCTCGACGTCGTCGCGGCCAACGCCGAGGTCGAGGTCCCGGACGTGATGATCGAGGACAAGGCGAACGAGATGGTCCGCTCCTTCGAGCGCAACATGGAGGCGCGCGGGATAAAGGCCGAGCAGTACTACCAGATAGCGGGTATGAGCCGCGAGGACTTTCTCCGGCAGGTCCGTCCCGACGCCGAGGACACGGTGAAGAAGGAGCTCGTCCTCGATGCGGTCGTCGAGGCCGAGGGGCTTGAGGCCGACCCGCACGACGTCGAGCACGAGATCGGCCACGTCGCCGAGGACACCGGGCGTTCCGTAGAGGACGTCAAGGAGACGATGCGGGAGAACGGGACCTACGCGCTTCTGCTGGAGGAACTCGCTCGGGCGAAGGCTCTTGAGTTCCTCTCCGAGAACGCGAAGGCGACCCCGATGCCCGAGGAGCCGGAGGGAGGTTCCTCCGAAGAAGCGCAGCCGGAGTCCGGTGAGGAGCCGCAGGCAAAAGAGGCGACCGTCGAGGCCACGGTAGAGACGGGCACGACTACAAAAGAAGAAGGGAAGTAA
- a CDS encoding cation:proton antiporter, giving the protein MGIAGDIALILVAALVGGIIAQRLGVPLILGYILAGVAVGPSTGGISVSDAHDIELLAEIGVALLLFTIGLEFSLRELAPVRRVALIGTPIQLALTAFFGYGLGRLLGFGWEEAVWFGAILSVSSTAVVLKSLGEQGVMGTLSSKVIVGMLIVQDLAIVPMIILLPQLRNLGEGAQEVGVAGLEAALFIAAMALFGARVFPWAMERIVGWGSRELFLISTVAIGIGIGYATYLFGLSFAFGAFVAGMVLSQSRYSHQALADVTPLRDVFTMLFFVSVGMLLDPAVLVEQAWVIAAVVVSLFVVKGLVFAGIVRTFGYGNIIPFAVGLGLFQVGEFSFVVAQLGVGLEAISESTYAVALSVAIVTMALTPFATRLAPVVYARYRRFRPREQMSSFNLPETGFSEHVVIGGYGRVGSFVARLLGRMGQDFVVIENNPQRSAAAGEAGVPVVYGDVTADAVLRAADVGRARLVILAIPDALGTRMAVERIKDLNPGARVVVRSESVEDLEELGSLGVYEAVQPEFEAGLELSRQALSHLGMEAAAVQRFSDQVRSEFYAPMNSASGENGDGLLAQLRRTSEMIGTEWLRLPGESGLAGRSIGEAEVRARTGVSVVAVVREHEVLPNPGPETYLEAGDVLGVLGTPDQRRTFRKTFGCVREETPAM; this is encoded by the coding sequence ATGGGCATCGCCGGGGACATCGCGCTGATCCTCGTAGCCGCGCTTGTCGGCGGAATCATTGCTCAGCGGCTCGGGGTCCCGCTTATCCTAGGGTATATCCTTGCCGGTGTCGCGGTCGGTCCGTCAACGGGCGGCATTTCAGTCAGCGACGCCCACGACATCGAGCTTCTCGCGGAGATCGGGGTCGCGCTGCTCCTGTTCACCATCGGCCTTGAGTTCTCCCTGCGGGAGCTTGCGCCGGTAAGACGGGTGGCGCTCATCGGGACACCGATACAGCTTGCGCTGACGGCGTTCTTCGGGTACGGGCTCGGGAGGCTGCTCGGGTTCGGGTGGGAGGAGGCGGTGTGGTTCGGGGCTATTCTCTCGGTGTCGAGCACGGCGGTGGTCCTGAAGTCGCTCGGGGAGCAGGGGGTGATGGGGACGCTCTCAAGCAAGGTCATTGTCGGGATGCTTATCGTTCAGGACCTTGCGATCGTGCCCATGATCATACTCCTGCCGCAGCTCAGGAACCTCGGCGAGGGGGCGCAGGAGGTCGGGGTGGCGGGCCTTGAGGCGGCGCTCTTTATTGCGGCGATGGCGCTCTTCGGGGCGCGGGTCTTTCCGTGGGCGATGGAGCGGATCGTGGGGTGGGGATCGAGGGAGCTATTCCTTATCTCGACGGTCGCTATCGGGATCGGGATCGGCTATGCGACCTACCTCTTCGGGCTCTCGTTCGCCTTCGGGGCGTTCGTTGCGGGGATGGTCCTCAGCCAGTCGCGCTACAGTCATCAGGCGCTCGCGGACGTTACGCCGCTTCGAGACGTCTTCACGATGCTCTTCTTTGTCTCGGTCGGGATGCTCCTCGACCCGGCGGTCCTTGTGGAGCAGGCGTGGGTTATAGCGGCGGTCGTGGTCTCGCTCTTCGTGGTGAAGGGGCTTGTCTTTGCGGGGATCGTGCGTACGTTCGGCTACGGGAACATCATCCCGTTTGCGGTCGGGCTCGGGCTCTTTCAGGTCGGGGAGTTCTCGTTTGTCGTGGCGCAGCTCGGGGTGGGCTTGGAGGCGATAAGCGAGTCGACCTACGCGGTCGCGCTCTCGGTCGCGATCGTGACGATGGCGCTCACGCCCTTTGCGACGCGCCTTGCGCCGGTCGTCTACGCGCGCTACCGGAGGTTTCGGCCGCGGGAGCAGATGAGCAGCTTCAACCTGCCCGAGACGGGCTTCTCCGAGCACGTCGTGATCGGCGGCTACGGACGGGTGGGGTCGTTTGTTGCGCGGCTGCTTGGACGGATGGGGCAGGACTTCGTTGTTATCGAGAACAACCCGCAGCGGTCTGCGGCGGCGGGTGAGGCCGGGGTCCCGGTCGTGTACGGGGATGTAACCGCCGACGCGGTGCTTCGGGCGGCGGACGTCGGGCGGGCGCGGCTCGTTATACTCGCGATCCCGGACGCGCTCGGGACGCGAATGGCGGTGGAGCGGATAAAGGACCTCAACCCCGGAGCGCGAGTGGTCGTCCGCTCGGAGAGCGTGGAGGACCTTGAAGAGCTCGGGAGCCTCGGGGTCTACGAGGCGGTCCAGCCGGAGTTCGAGGCCGGGCTGGAGCTGAGCCGGCAGGCGCTCTCGCATCTCGGGATGGAGGCCGCGGCCGTGCAGAGGTTCTCGGATCAGGTCCGGAGCGAGTTCTACGCTCCGATGAACAGCGCATCCGGCGAGAACGGGGATGGTCTGCTCGCCCAGCTTCGGCGGACTTCGGAGATGATCGGCACCGAGTGGCTGCGTCTACCCGGAGAGAGCGGGCTCGCCGGGAGGAGCATCGGGGAGGCCGAGGTCCGCGCCCGGACCGGCGTCTCGGTCGTCGCGGTCGTCCGGGAGCACGAGGTCCTCCCGAACCCCGGCCCGGAGACGTATCTTGAAGCCGGGGACGTGCTCGGAGTGCTCGGGACGCCGGACCAGAGACGTACTTTCCGAAAGACTTTCGGCTGCGTGCGGGAAGAGACGCCCGCCATGTGA
- a CDS encoding LCP family protein, whose translation MKRRQVYRRRRAGLVCALVLVFLTLGGISAVLSIPDSASFAPRTLANTFEEKKTPAASAERVGREAHAVNRAPAAGAEGARASQDPIDVLLLGVDERPDGESEGLGGIRADAILVARLDPKTGETKLLSVPRDLYVEVAPGERDRINAAFAYGGVEQAKAVVERYTGIGIDHYAVVDFEGFEEGIDALGGVRVEVREGEYPPEWHIEPGKQKLNGRMALTYARYRESAGGDLDRIGHQQQILAAVREKVMSPKTITKLPRLVEVASRSVESDLGPAEALAMSRTFVSARDPESADDSGIATFQLTGEGTYLEDGRQVLTPNDEENQTILREFLS comes from the coding sequence ATGAAGCGGCGTCAAGTCTACAGGCGCCGGCGGGCGGGGCTCGTGTGCGCTCTCGTGCTGGTTTTCCTGACGCTGGGCGGGATCTCGGCCGTACTCTCGATTCCGGACAGCGCTTCCTTTGCGCCCCGGACGCTCGCCAACACCTTCGAGGAGAAGAAGACGCCTGCGGCGAGCGCGGAACGGGTCGGAAGAGAGGCGCACGCGGTGAACAGGGCCCCTGCGGCAGGCGCGGAAGGTGCGCGGGCGAGCCAGGACCCCATCGACGTGCTGCTGCTCGGGGTGGACGAGCGACCCGACGGCGAGTCCGAGGGACTCGGGGGAATAAGGGCGGATGCGATCCTTGTCGCGAGGCTCGACCCGAAGACCGGAGAGACGAAGCTGCTCTCCGTGCCGCGCGACCTCTATGTAGAGGTTGCTCCCGGGGAGCGGGACCGGATCAACGCCGCGTTCGCCTACGGCGGCGTCGAGCAGGCGAAGGCCGTTGTCGAGCGGTACACGGGCATCGGGATAGACCACTACGCCGTCGTGGACTTTGAGGGGTTCGAGGAGGGCATAGACGCGCTCGGCGGAGTGAGGGTCGAGGTCCGGGAGGGCGAGTATCCCCCGGAGTGGCACATCGAGCCCGGCAAGCAGAAGCTGAACGGAAGGATGGCCCTCACCTACGCCCGCTACCGGGAGAGCGCCGGGGGGGACCTGGACAGGATCGGACACCAGCAGCAGATCCTCGCCGCCGTGCGGGAGAAGGTAATGAGCCCCAAGACGATCACGAAGCTGCCGAGGCTCGTCGAGGTTGCGAGCCGGAGCGTGGAGAGCGACCTCGGACCGGCCGAGGCCCTCGCCATGAGCCGGACGTTCGTCAGCGCCAGGGACCCGGAGAGCGCGGACGACTCCGGGATAGCAACCTTCCAGCTCACAGGAGAGGGGACGTACCTGGAGGACGGACGGCAGGTCCTCACGCCCAACGACGAGGAAAACCAGACGATACTCCGCGAGTTCCTGAGCTAG
- the murI gene encoding glutamate racemase → MFDSGVGGLTVLSEIRNRLPYENTVYFGDTARVPYGVRDLAEVRWFAYEIIRYLITLDVKLIVIACNTATAAALKTAQRSFDVPIIGVIEPGARAAAIEANNRRVGVLATEATVRSRAYAQAVSYIDAGIRVMEQACPAFVPLIEQGITEGPELEAAARGYLTPLMRERVGAVILGCTHYPLISATINRILGPEVRLVSSAGQTALEVGRILSRRGLLRRPENKDDEGKSAYVCSADPGEFAALGSRFLDEEIRAVSPMAVIEALKARSEGNGASGREGRSRLDVPLIY, encoded by the coding sequence GTGTTTGATTCGGGGGTCGGCGGCCTCACGGTGCTGTCGGAGATCCGGAACCGCCTGCCCTACGAGAACACGGTCTACTTCGGAGATACGGCGCGCGTGCCCTACGGCGTGCGGGACCTTGCGGAGGTGAGGTGGTTTGCCTACGAGATCATCCGTTATCTCATCACGCTCGACGTGAAGCTGATCGTGATCGCGTGCAACACCGCAACGGCGGCGGCGCTCAAGACCGCCCAGCGCTCCTTCGACGTGCCCATAATCGGTGTCATCGAGCCCGGAGCGCGTGCGGCGGCGATTGAGGCGAACAACCGCCGCGTCGGGGTGCTTGCAACGGAGGCGACGGTCAGGAGCCGGGCGTACGCACAGGCCGTCTCCTACATAGACGCGGGCATCCGGGTTATGGAGCAGGCTTGCCCGGCCTTCGTGCCGCTTATCGAGCAGGGCATAACCGAGGGGCCGGAGCTTGAGGCGGCGGCGCGGGGCTACCTGACGCCGCTCATGCGCGAGCGGGTCGGGGCCGTGATCCTCGGCTGCACTCACTACCCGCTTATCAGCGCGACGATAAACCGTATCCTCGGTCCCGAGGTCCGCCTCGTCTCCTCGGCCGGACAGACCGCCCTTGAGGTCGGGAGGATACTCAGCCGTCGCGGCCTGCTTCGCCGCCCGGAGAACAAGGACGACGAGGGGAAGTCCGCCTACGTGTGCAGCGCCGACCCCGGCGAGTTCGCCGCGCTCGGGAGCCGCTTTCTCGATGAGGAGATCCGAGCCGTCTCGCCGATGGCGGTGATCGAGGCCCTCAAGGCGAGGTCCGAAGGGAACGGCGCCTCCGGGAGAGAGGGGCGGAGTCGGCTCGACGTCCCTTTGATATACTAG
- the smpB gene encoding SsrA-binding protein SmpB → MVDFARNKKALHDFSIEETYEAGISLTGPEVKSVREGRANLKESYARVRGGEAWLLGAHISPYENAHNVRQDPTRERKLLLHKREIDRLVGKSQEEGKTIIPLRLYGKRGKIKLEIAVASRKKQYDKRREIAKKTAEREIQRAMKERLRR, encoded by the coding sequence GTGGTTGATTTCGCGCGCAACAAGAAGGCCCTGCACGACTTCTCGATCGAGGAGACGTACGAGGCCGGAATATCTCTCACGGGGCCGGAGGTCAAGTCTGTCCGGGAGGGTCGGGCGAACCTGAAGGAGAGCTACGCCCGCGTCCGGGGCGGGGAGGCGTGGCTTCTCGGGGCGCACATCTCCCCCTACGAGAACGCGCACAACGTCCGCCAGGACCCGACGCGCGAGCGCAAGCTCCTGCTCCACAAGCGCGAGATCGACCGCCTCGTCGGGAAGAGCCAGGAGGAAGGGAAGACGATCATCCCCCTCAGGCTCTACGGGAAGCGCGGAAAGATAAAGCTGGAGATCGCCGTCGCGAGCCGAAAGAAGCAGTACGACAAGCGGCGCGAGATCGCAAAGAAGACCGCCGAGCGGGAGATACAGCGCGCCATGAAGGAGCGTCTACGCCGCTAG
- a CDS encoding ribonuclease R family protein codes for MRRRRGKNAGKFGPRGSARSGGKGRPGGVRERAGGRGSPGRIPALLVRHGRYTVAEPIFVEETRTVSVAKKSRQGAGEGDLVILSTREHDRALTGEVVRVIGSADHPPNVYEALFASIHTGREFREKVEAEAEEVADRPFDASGERRDLRDLPTVTVDGADAKDFDDAISVEQRPGGGYRLHVHIADVTHYVKPGGPLDKQAAWRANSVYLPGTVAPMLPERLSNGVCSLRPNEDRAAVTAAMELSESGEVLSSEVYRSTIRSDARLTYDAVDRFITGEGEVPQAELVGAAYRLSVKLKERARERGKLELGGREPEYRVGEDGVPVGVTSRRSTEARDLIEELMVLTNEVVAKRLEARSLGGVFRVHERPDEEAMEELQVRLAALGLQVEPEPETLGEIVASSDSDAVRYMVLRSLPRAHYSPEPNGHFGLALEDYTHFTSPIRRYSDVLVHRALLGEEQPEDLGEIAEHISERERKSMIAERTADDYTLMWLMRDRVGETFEGTVVGTASFGLFVELDETGATGMVHASKFEGWWELEASGVVFANEATGEAFRIGDRLLVELEEISPILRRAELSIVKRIEEGKEQISG; via the coding sequence GTGAGAAGACGACGCGGAAAAAACGCAGGGAAGTTCGGCCCGAGGGGTTCGGCCCGTTCGGGCGGCAAGGGGCGGCCGGGAGGCGTTCGGGAGCGGGCCGGGGGTCGGGGCTCTCCCGGAAGGATACCGGCGCTCCTTGTCCGTCACGGAAGATATACGGTCGCGGAGCCGATCTTTGTCGAGGAGACGCGCACCGTCTCGGTCGCGAAGAAGTCCCGGCAGGGCGCGGGCGAGGGGGACCTCGTGATCCTGAGCACCCGCGAGCACGACCGGGCGCTCACGGGCGAGGTCGTCCGGGTCATAGGCTCCGCGGATCACCCGCCGAACGTCTACGAGGCGCTCTTTGCCTCGATCCACACCGGACGGGAGTTCCGGGAGAAGGTCGAGGCCGAGGCCGAGGAGGTCGCCGACAGGCCCTTCGACGCCTCGGGCGAGCGCCGGGACCTCCGTGACCTGCCGACCGTGACGGTAGACGGCGCGGACGCAAAGGACTTCGATGATGCGATCTCGGTCGAGCAACGCCCCGGCGGAGGCTACCGACTCCACGTCCACATCGCCGACGTAACGCACTACGTGAAGCCCGGAGGCCCCCTCGACAAGCAGGCCGCCTGGCGCGCCAACTCCGTCTACCTGCCCGGGACCGTCGCCCCGATGCTCCCGGAACGGCTCTCGAACGGCGTATGCTCCCTCAGGCCGAACGAGGACCGCGCCGCCGTAACCGCCGCGATGGAGCTCTCGGAGAGCGGGGAGGTCCTTTCTTCCGAGGTCTACCGGAGCACCATCCGTTCAGACGCGCGCCTGACCTACGACGCAGTGGACCGCTTTATCACGGGTGAGGGAGAGGTCCCGCAGGCGGAGCTCGTGGGCGCGGCCTACCGGCTCTCGGTGAAGCTGAAGGAGCGGGCCCGCGAGCGAGGGAAGCTGGAGCTCGGGGGCAGGGAGCCCGAGTACCGGGTCGGGGAGGACGGCGTTCCGGTGGGGGTAACGTCGCGGCGCTCGACGGAGGCGAGGGACCTGATCGAGGAGCTTATGGTCCTTACAAACGAGGTCGTCGCGAAGAGGCTCGAAGCAAGGAGCCTCGGCGGGGTCTTCCGGGTTCACGAGCGGCCGGACGAGGAGGCAATGGAGGAGCTTCAGGTGCGCCTCGCCGCGCTCGGACTTCAGGTCGAGCCCGAGCCGGAGACGCTCGGGGAGATCGTCGCCTCCTCGGATTCGGACGCGGTCCGCTACATGGTGCTTCGCTCGCTCCCGCGCGCGCACTACTCGCCGGAGCCGAACGGACACTTCGGGCTCGCGCTTGAGGACTACACGCACTTTACCTCGCCGATCCGCCGCTACTCGGACGTGCTCGTTCACCGGGCGCTTCTCGGAGAGGAGCAGCCGGAAGACCTCGGAGAGATCGCCGAGCACATCTCGGAGAGGGAGCGCAAGTCGATGATCGCCGAGAGGACGGCGGACGACTACACGCTGATGTGGCTCATGCGCGACCGGGTCGGGGAGACGTTCGAGGGGACGGTAGTCGGCACGGCGAGCTTCGGGCTCTTTGTCGAGCTCGACGAGACGGGAGCTACGGGGATGGTACACGCGAGCAAGTTCGAGGGCTGGTGGGAGCTTGAGGCGAGCGGGGTCGTGTTCGCGAACGAAGCGACGGGCGAGGCGTTCCGGATCGGGGACCGGCTTCTGGTAGAATTGGAGGAGATCTCGCCCATCCTGCGCCGGGCGGAACTCTCCATCGTCAAGCGGATAGAAGAAGGCAAAGAACAGATCAGTGGTTGA
- a CDS encoding cell division protein FtsX, with product MRFNLGFFIREALGNIRSNLLMSLTAVTTTFICILVLGVGLLVSSHVDGVIGSVRQDVNIEWYLPNDVSSERVSELEEEISGYPEVAEVAFVSEEQAMERFQETFRDNPEIYQDIGEGVLPPSLEIRLNDPAEADAVAGRLEAAGATPQDLNYPQQTIERLSDVTTYITWGLYGATALFLVSSVLLISNAIRLSIFSRRKEIEVMKLVGASDGFVRTPFVFEGLLQGLVGAGLAALLVVWLNRLFVGWSQSELPYIPITSGAFDAFTTLLVLIVIGVAIGIVGSFVSVTRFLRV from the coding sequence ATGAGGTTTAACCTCGGCTTCTTTATTCGAGAGGCGCTCGGGAACATCCGCTCGAACCTCCTGATGAGCCTGACCGCCGTAACGACGACGTTTATCTGCATCCTCGTCCTCGGGGTGGGGCTGCTCGTAAGCTCGCACGTGGACGGGGTCATAGGCTCGGTGAGGCAGGACGTGAACATCGAGTGGTACCTGCCGAACGACGTCTCAAGCGAGCGCGTGAGCGAGCTGGAGGAGGAGATCTCGGGCTACCCGGAGGTCGCTGAGGTCGCGTTCGTGAGCGAAGAGCAGGCGATGGAGCGCTTCCAGGAGACCTTCCGCGACAACCCGGAGATATATCAGGACATCGGAGAGGGGGTGCTCCCGCCGTCGCTTGAGATCAGGCTCAACGACCCGGCCGAGGCCGACGCGGTCGCCGGGAGGCTCGAAGCCGCCGGGGCGACGCCGCAGGACCTCAACTACCCGCAGCAGACAATAGAGCGTCTGAGCGACGTAACGACGTACATAACCTGGGGGCTCTACGGGGCGACGGCGCTCTTCCTTGTATCGAGCGTGCTCCTTATCTCGAACGCGATCCGCCTCTCCATCTTCTCCCGGAGAAAGGAGATCGAGGTAATGAAGCTCGTCGGGGCCTCGGACGGCTTCGTCAGGACGCCGTTCGTCTTCGAGGGGCTCCTTCAGGGGCTTGTCGGGGCGGGGCTCGCGGCGCTCCTCGTCGTGTGGCTCAACCGGCTCTTTGTCGGCTGGTCGCAGTCGGAGCTTCCTTATATCCCGATTACCTCCGGAGCCTTCGACGCCTTCACGACGCTCCTCGTCCTTATCGTTATCGGGGTCGCCATCGGCATCGTCGGGAGCTTTGTCTCCGTTACGCGCTTTCTGCGGGTGTAG
- the ftsE gene encoding cell division ATP-binding protein FtsE, with the protein MIRFENVTKLYGRDTVALEKLDLEIEDGEFVFLVGQSGSGKSTIIRLLLKEIEPTTGVIYVRGKKLSAIGRRKVPRLRRDIGCVFQDFKLLPNKTARENVAYAMEVTGQRRRQIRVKVPQILDLVGLGDKMDKLPNELSGGEQQRVSIARAFVSQPPILIADEPTGNLDPETSIGIMQLLHRINRIGTTVLVATHDREMVDVMRKRVVALEDGRIVRDRVKGAYSDEV; encoded by the coding sequence ATGATCCGATTCGAAAACGTCACCAAGCTCTACGGGCGCGACACGGTCGCCCTGGAGAAGCTCGACCTTGAGATAGAGGACGGTGAGTTCGTCTTTCTTGTCGGGCAGAGCGGCTCGGGGAAGTCCACGATCATCCGGCTGCTCCTCAAGGAGATAGAGCCCACGACGGGAGTGATCTACGTCCGGGGAAAGAAGCTCTCGGCGATAGGGCGTCGCAAGGTTCCGCGTCTCAGGCGCGACATCGGGTGCGTCTTTCAGGACTTCAAGCTCCTGCCGAACAAGACGGCCCGGGAGAACGTCGCCTACGCGATGGAGGTGACGGGCCAGAGGCGGCGTCAGATCCGGGTGAAGGTCCCGCAGATACTCGACCTCGTTGGGCTCGGGGACAAGATGGACAAGCTCCCGAACGAGCTTTCGGGCGGGGAGCAGCAGCGGGTCTCCATAGCCCGCGCCTTTGTCTCGCAGCCGCCGATCCTTATTGCAGACGAGCCGACCGGGAACCTCGACCCGGAGACTTCGATCGGGATCATGCAGCTGCTTCACCGCATCAACCGAATCGGGACGACGGTCCTTGTCGCGACGCACGACCGGGAGATGGTCGACGTGATGCGAAAGCGCGTCGTTGCGCTCGAAGACGGGCGGATCGTCCGCGACCGGGTAAAGGGGGCGTACTCCGATGAGGTTTAA
- a CDS encoding DUF2993 domain-containing protein translates to MPRPSDGHPGRRSAKRSSERSRSERRSSERSRSERKRPDTRRELRRKRTKRPTGAAGVLFAGLGVVALGAVAVGVFLVIASYTFLPGFVSERIADRVQEELGLERTPEVTVRSDPPTDILRGRFSDGTVDIGPGEIWGFEVERILVDLDPFDVDVPASVLRREVVYSNPTGGTLEAEVPEREIARIASEEAGIEGISLEDGSLVVEQAPEIIGGVDLPVRVAGDVSLRGESLVYEPETVEVAGVALPQNVRERVLEGVDLAFPVEGVTDGVELQEAEVVGERLVLRGEVEGLS, encoded by the coding sequence TTGCCCAGACCCTCCGACGGGCATCCCGGGCGGCGCTCCGCGAAGCGAAGCTCCGAACGCAGCCGCTCCGAACGCAGGAGCTCCGAACGGAGCCGCTCCGAACGCAAGCGCCCGGACACCCGCCGGGAGCTTCGCCGCAAGCGCACGAAGCGTCCGACCGGAGCGGCCGGGGTGCTCTTCGCCGGGCTCGGGGTGGTCGCTCTGGGAGCGGTAGCGGTCGGGGTTTTTCTTGTTATCGCCTCCTACACCTTTCTTCCGGGGTTCGTCTCCGAGCGCATCGCGGACCGGGTGCAAGAGGAACTCGGGCTCGAACGCACTCCGGAGGTCACGGTCCGAAGCGACCCGCCGACGGACATCCTACGGGGCAGGTTCTCCGACGGGACGGTGGACATCGGTCCGGGCGAGATCTGGGGCTTCGAGGTCGAGCGAATCCTTGTGGACCTCGATCCGTTCGACGTTGACGTGCCGGCGAGCGTGCTTCGGCGGGAGGTCGTCTACAGTAACCCCACCGGAGGGACGCTTGAGGCCGAGGTGCCGGAGCGGGAGATAGCCCGCATAGCCTCCGAAGAGGCCGGAATAGAGGGTATAAGCCTCGAAGACGGAAGCCTCGTCGTCGAGCAGGCCCCGGAGATCATAGGCGGAGTGGACCTTCCGGTGCGGGTCGCCGGAGACGTGAGCCTGCGGGGGGAGTCGCTCGTCTACGAGCCCGAGACCGTCGAGGTCGCCGGGGTGGCGCTTCCGCAGAACGTGCGCGAGCGGGTGCTCGAAGGGGTGGATCTCGCCTTTCCAGTCGAGGGCGTAACGGACGGCGTGGAGCTTCAGGAGGCCGAGGTCGTCGGCGAGAGGCTCGTTCTGCGGGGCGAGGTCGAAGGGCTGAGTTGA